Proteins encoded within one genomic window of Gloeocapsa sp. PCC 73106:
- a CDS encoding DUF3488 and DUF4129 domain-containing transglutaminase family protein: MTSSTIKRIPGLKQLWKRLDSLPLPQTEESILLRFLVQTLVIVGIIATDIASGRYMSLWAIPLSIVGAAWSWRRRRYRNVMVKFLLAVGMILVLFLFFGNLFANLTDTRMVLAELLIQLQVLHSFDLPRRKDLGYSMVIGLILLGVAGTVSQTLSFAPLLLVFLAIALPTLNLDYQARLGIKPENKPIKPQNRVKMELRTLKVSKFAYLTLGIILLGLVIFAVMPRFSGYQFRSFPMDSPVDLQERRFELENSAVINPGLEGLTGENNSLGKGRGLIPESGPGELDTEFYYGFNHKMNQNLRGTMTPKLVMRIRSQAPGFWRMLAFDYYNGQGWEISREAKTSTISRPHWSYRFSLPVSVRSDNSKTIVQTYNIASDLPNIIPVLSQPQYLFFPTREIAVDAEDGLRSPFYLIKGLTYTVVSQVPYRDRTLLRESSQDYPLEITKYYLQVPNEIQAKVKEVALSLLAKSPQPITSPYEQALFLAQSLKQNYTIQPDLPFFEEDEDLVESFLFRHQGGYPDHFASVLTVMLRSLGIPARLGVGFASGNFNPFTGYYLIYNTDAHALTEVYFPRAGWFAFDPIPGNEIVPQSFQEDQGFGILGQIWRWISGWLPNPVSEFINNLFEAIFTSIYQFLTGFWRLVSNSIVGFLIGILSVVLLSFLIWLGFAQAQNWRQSRYLAKLAPIERLYREMLNWLLHKGYPKHPAQTPLEYAQIAREHHQASKAKIIEEISQAYVEWRYGAATPNVSHLYQRFKLLKTNKK; encoded by the coding sequence ATGACCAGTAGCACAATCAAACGAATTCCTGGATTAAAACAACTGTGGAAACGCCTAGATTCTCTTCCTTTACCCCAAACAGAAGAATCTATTCTGCTGCGCTTTTTGGTGCAGACTTTGGTGATTGTGGGAATCATCGCTACTGATATAGCTTCAGGAAGATACATGAGTCTCTGGGCTATTCCCTTAAGTATTGTTGGTGCGGCTTGGAGTTGGCGCCGACGTCGTTACCGCAACGTTATGGTCAAGTTTCTGTTAGCTGTAGGGATGATTTTGGTGTTATTTTTGTTCTTTGGCAATCTTTTTGCTAATTTAACCGACACCAGAATGGTACTAGCGGAGTTACTGATACAACTGCAAGTTCTCCATAGTTTTGATTTACCTCGCCGCAAAGATCTCGGCTATTCTATGGTTATTGGTCTAATTTTATTAGGAGTTGCGGGTACGGTATCTCAAACTTTGAGTTTCGCGCCTTTATTGCTAGTTTTTCTGGCGATCGCTTTGCCCACTTTGAATTTAGACTATCAGGCGCGTTTGGGGATTAAGCCCGAGAATAAGCCCATTAAGCCTCAAAATAGGGTTAAAATGGAGTTAAGAACTCTAAAAGTCTCTAAATTTGCTTATTTGACCCTGGGAATTATTTTATTGGGTTTAGTTATCTTTGCTGTGATGCCTCGTTTTTCTGGTTACCAATTCCGCAGTTTTCCTATGGATAGCCCTGTGGATCTTCAAGAAAGAAGATTTGAACTAGAAAATTCAGCGGTGATTAACCCAGGTTTAGAAGGATTGACAGGAGAAAATAACTCTCTAGGAAAGGGAAGAGGTCTCATACCCGAAAGCGGTCCTGGAGAACTAGATACGGAATTCTATTATGGATTTAACCATAAAATGAACCAGAATCTACGGGGGACGATGACTCCAAAATTAGTGATGCGCATTCGTTCTCAAGCTCCTGGTTTCTGGAGAATGTTAGCCTTTGACTATTACAATGGACAGGGATGGGAAATTTCCCGGGAAGCGAAAACCTCTACCATTTCACGCCCCCATTGGTCTTATCGCTTTTCTTTACCTGTATCTGTTAGGTCCGACAATTCTAAAACGATCGTACAGACTTACAATATAGCTTCTGATTTGCCCAATATCATCCCGGTACTATCTCAACCCCAATATTTGTTCTTCCCAACACGAGAAATAGCGGTAGATGCTGAAGATGGTTTGCGATCGCCCTTTTATCTCATTAAAGGACTAACTTATACGGTAGTTTCACAAGTCCCCTATCGCGATCGCACTTTACTTAGGGAATCCTCTCAAGATTACCCCTTGGAAATTACTAAATACTACCTACAGGTTCCTAACGAGATTCAAGCTAAAGTCAAAGAAGTTGCTTTATCTCTTTTAGCTAAGTCACCTCAACCGATAACTTCCCCCTATGAACAGGCACTTTTTCTAGCTCAAAGTCTCAAACAAAATTATACAATTCAACCGGATTTACCCTTTTTTGAAGAGGATGAGGACTTAGTAGAATCGTTTTTATTCCGTCATCAAGGTGGTTATCCCGATCATTTTGCCTCGGTTTTAACCGTGATGTTGCGTTCTTTAGGTATTCCTGCGAGGTTAGGAGTAGGCTTTGCTTCGGGTAATTTTAATCCCTTTACAGGGTACTATTTAATCTACAATACCGATGCTCACGCTCTAACTGAGGTGTATTTTCCCAGAGCGGGTTGGTTTGCTTTTGATCCTATTCCCGGCAATGAAATTGTACCTCAATCTTTTCAAGAAGACCAAGGTTTTGGTATCTTAGGACAAATCTGGCGCTGGATTTCGGGTTGGTTGCCGAATCCGGTTAGCGAGTTTATTAATAATTTATTTGAAGCGATCTTTACCAGCATTTACCAGTTTTTAACGGGCTTTTGGCGCTTAGTTTCCAATAGTATTGTCGGGTTTTTAATTGGTATCCTATCTGTAGTCTTACTTAGTTTCTTGATTTGGTTAGGCTTTGCTCAAGCACAAAACTGGCGCCAGAGTCGTTATTTAGCTAAGCTAGCCCCTATAGAAAGATTATACCGAGAAATGCTCAACTGGCTCCTGCATAAAGGATATCCCAAGCATCCCGCCCAAACACCTCTGGAATACGCTCAAATCGCCCGGGAACATCATCAAGCGTCAAAAGCTAAGATTATTGAGGAAATTTCTCAAGCTTACGTAGAATGGCGCTATGGTGCAGCAACGCCCAATGTATCCCATCTGTATCAACGATTTAAGTTACTTAAAACCAACAAAAAATGA